A genomic window from Micromonospora ferruginea includes:
- a CDS encoding discoidin domain-containing protein has product MSRLRTRMVAVLAAVGLAVTAAPAPPALAAGGPNLAAGRPASASSVNGSFVAANLTDGNQGSYWESSGALPQWAQVDLGTSRAVDQVVLKLPAAWEARNQTLSVQASADGSGFTTVVASAARSFSPAAGNAVSLGFSATNARYLRVVVTANTGWAAAQLAELEVYGTASSSTNLALGKTMAESGHSDVYGAGNANDGNAGTYWESPNNAFPQWIQADLGAATSLNRLVLRLPGGWGARNQTLTVQGSTNGSSFSTLVASASYAFDPAGGNTVTVTVPTASTRYLRLLFTANSAWPAGQLSELEIYGPATGDTQAPSAPGNLAFTEPATDQVRLTWAASTDNVGVTGYDIYANGVLRTSVGGTTLTYTDTQPAGSTVAYYVRARDAAGNVSGNSNTVTRTGNTGDTTAPTAPGNLAWTQPASGQIRLTWTASTDNVGVTGYEVWANGTLRTTVGGSTLTYTDSQPDSATVSYQVRARDAAGNVSANSNTVTRTGTTTGGTNLAVGKPATASSVVHVFNAANAVDNDVTTYWEGAPGAYPSTLTVALGANASISAVVVKLNPDPAWGARTQTFQVLGREQSASGFTSLVGSATYSFNPTTSNTVTVPVSATAADVRLQFTANSGSSNGQVAEFQVIGVPAPNPDLTVTAVTASPTAPVETDAITLSAAVRNAGTAASAATNVNLYLGTTKVGTAAVGALAAGASSTVSASIGVRNAGSYQLTAKVDESNTVIEQNEANNSYTSPTALTVSPVASSDLVASAVTWSPGTPAAGATVSFAVTLRNQGTVASASGSHGITLTVLNDSGSVVRTLTGAYSGTIAAGATAGPVSLGTWTAANGKYTVRVVLADDANELPVKRQNNTSDRPLFVGRGANLGYDAYEAEDGSVGGGAQVIGPNRTIGDLAGEASGRRAVTLNTTGAYVEWTTKSAANALVTRFSIPDAPGGGGIDSTLNVYVNGVLHKPISLTSKHIWLYGAEAGPSDSPSAGAPRHLYDEANVLLNSTVPAGSRIRLQKDPANSTTYAIDFVNTELVSPRANPDPTRYKVPTGFSHQDVQNALDAVRMDTTGTLVGVYLPAGTYETAQKLQVYGKAVKVVGAGMWYTRFQTPTNQQNTDAGFRVESSASGSTFAHLAFFGNYTNRIDGPGKVWGELKDVDNLTLDSVWVEHTVCAYWGVSVDGLTIRDSRFRNTFADGVNMTNGSTNALVTNTEGRSNGDDAFALFSATDAGASGGNHGNVFENLTATLTWRAAGLAVYGGYDNIFRNLYIADQLTYSGITISSLDFGYPFVGFGASPPTRFENISLIRSGGHFWGAQTFPAMWLFSASKEFRGIRVSDVDIVDPTYSGIMFQTKYTGSQPENPITDTVLTNVSISGARRSGDAFDAKSGIGIWVNEMPEAGQGPAVGSATFTNLRLSDNAQDIRNTTSTFTITRN; this is encoded by the coding sequence ATGTCCAGACTCCGTACCAGAATGGTCGCGGTGCTCGCCGCGGTCGGCCTGGCCGTCACCGCGGCGCCGGCCCCACCGGCCCTGGCCGCCGGCGGCCCGAACCTCGCCGCCGGCCGGCCCGCCAGCGCCAGCAGCGTCAACGGCTCGTTCGTGGCCGCCAACCTCACCGACGGCAACCAGGGCAGCTACTGGGAGAGCAGCGGCGCGCTGCCCCAGTGGGCCCAGGTCGACCTCGGCACCAGCCGCGCCGTCGACCAGGTGGTGCTCAAGCTCCCCGCCGCCTGGGAGGCCCGCAACCAGACGCTGTCCGTGCAGGCCAGCGCCGACGGCAGCGGCTTCACCACGGTCGTCGCGTCCGCCGCCCGCTCGTTCAGCCCGGCCGCCGGTAACGCGGTGTCGCTCGGCTTCAGCGCCACCAACGCCCGCTACCTGCGCGTCGTCGTCACCGCGAACACCGGCTGGGCCGCCGCCCAGCTCGCCGAGCTGGAGGTCTACGGCACCGCCAGCTCCTCGACCAACCTGGCGCTCGGCAAGACGATGGCCGAGAGCGGCCACTCCGACGTGTACGGGGCCGGCAACGCCAACGACGGTAACGCGGGCACCTACTGGGAGAGCCCGAACAACGCGTTCCCGCAGTGGATCCAGGCCGACCTGGGCGCTGCCACCAGCCTCAACCGGCTGGTGCTGCGGCTGCCCGGCGGCTGGGGCGCACGCAACCAGACGCTGACCGTGCAGGGCAGCACCAACGGCTCCTCGTTCAGCACGCTCGTCGCGTCCGCGTCGTACGCGTTCGACCCGGCCGGCGGCAACACGGTCACCGTCACCGTGCCCACCGCGTCCACCCGCTACCTGCGGCTGCTGTTCACCGCGAACAGCGCCTGGCCCGCCGGGCAGCTCTCCGAGCTGGAGATCTACGGCCCGGCCACCGGCGACACCCAGGCGCCGAGCGCGCCGGGCAACCTGGCGTTCACCGAGCCGGCCACCGACCAGGTCCGGCTGACCTGGGCCGCGTCCACCGACAACGTCGGCGTCACCGGTTACGACATCTACGCCAACGGCGTGCTCCGCACCAGCGTCGGCGGCACCACGCTGACGTACACCGACACCCAGCCCGCCGGCAGCACCGTCGCCTACTACGTGCGGGCCCGCGACGCCGCCGGCAACGTGTCCGGCAACAGCAACACGGTCACCCGTACCGGCAACACCGGGGACACCACCGCGCCGACCGCGCCCGGCAACCTCGCCTGGACCCAGCCGGCGAGCGGCCAGATCCGGCTGACCTGGACCGCGTCCACCGACAACGTCGGCGTCACCGGCTACGAGGTGTGGGCCAACGGCACGCTGCGCACCACCGTCGGCGGCTCCACGCTGACGTACACCGACAGCCAGCCGGACAGCGCCACCGTCTCCTACCAGGTGCGCGCCCGCGACGCCGCCGGCAACGTGTCCGCCAACAGCAACACGGTCACCCGCACCGGCACCACCACCGGCGGCACCAACCTGGCCGTCGGCAAGCCGGCCACCGCGTCCTCGGTGGTGCACGTGTTCAACGCCGCCAACGCGGTCGACAACGACGTCACCACCTACTGGGAGGGCGCGCCCGGCGCGTACCCGAGCACGCTGACCGTGGCGCTGGGCGCGAACGCCAGCATCAGCGCGGTGGTGGTGAAGCTCAACCCGGACCCGGCGTGGGGCGCGCGCACCCAGACGTTCCAGGTGCTCGGGCGGGAGCAGTCCGCCTCCGGGTTCACCAGCCTGGTCGGCTCCGCGACGTACTCCTTCAACCCGACCACCAGCAACACGGTGACCGTCCCGGTCTCCGCGACCGCCGCGGACGTCCGGTTGCAGTTCACCGCGAACTCCGGCTCGTCCAACGGCCAGGTCGCGGAGTTCCAGGTCATCGGCGTGCCGGCGCCCAACCCGGACCTCACCGTCACCGCCGTCACCGCCTCGCCCACCGCACCGGTCGAGACCGACGCGATCACGCTGTCCGCCGCCGTGCGCAACGCCGGCACCGCGGCGTCCGCCGCCACGAACGTCAACCTCTACCTGGGTACGACGAAGGTCGGCACCGCCGCCGTCGGCGCGCTCGCGGCCGGCGCGTCGAGCACCGTCTCGGCGAGCATCGGCGTGCGCAACGCCGGCAGCTACCAGCTCACCGCCAAGGTCGACGAGTCGAACACGGTGATCGAGCAGAACGAGGCGAACAACTCCTACACCAGCCCGACCGCGTTGACGGTCAGCCCGGTGGCCAGCAGTGACCTGGTGGCCTCCGCGGTGACCTGGTCGCCGGGCACGCCGGCCGCCGGCGCCACGGTCAGCTTCGCGGTGACGCTGCGCAACCAGGGCACGGTCGCCTCGGCGAGCGGGTCGCACGGCATCACGCTCACCGTGCTCAACGACTCCGGTTCCGTGGTCCGCACGCTGACCGGCGCGTACTCCGGCACGATCGCCGCCGGGGCCACCGCCGGCCCGGTGTCGCTCGGCACCTGGACCGCCGCCAACGGCAAGTACACCGTCCGGGTGGTGCTCGCCGACGACGCCAACGAGCTGCCGGTGAAGCGGCAGAACAACACCAGCGACCGGCCGCTGTTCGTCGGTCGGGGCGCCAACCTGGGCTACGACGCGTACGAGGCCGAGGACGGCTCGGTCGGCGGCGGCGCGCAGGTGATCGGCCCGAACCGCACCATCGGCGACCTGGCCGGCGAGGCGTCCGGCCGGCGCGCGGTCACCCTCAACACCACCGGCGCGTACGTCGAGTGGACCACCAAGTCGGCCGCGAACGCCCTGGTCACCCGCTTCTCCATCCCGGACGCTCCGGGCGGCGGCGGGATCGACTCGACGCTCAACGTCTACGTCAACGGGGTGCTGCACAAGCCGATCAGCCTCACCTCGAAGCACATCTGGCTCTACGGCGCGGAGGCCGGACCCAGCGACTCGCCCAGCGCGGGCGCGCCCCGGCACCTCTACGACGAGGCGAACGTGCTGCTGAACTCCACCGTCCCGGCGGGCAGCCGGATCCGGCTCCAGAAGGATCCGGCGAACAGCACCACGTACGCGATCGACTTCGTCAACACCGAGCTGGTGTCGCCGCGGGCCAACCCGGACCCGACCCGGTACAAGGTGCCCACCGGCTTCAGTCACCAGGACGTGCAGAACGCGCTGGACGCGGTGCGGATGGACACCACCGGCACGCTTGTCGGCGTCTACCTTCCCGCCGGCACCTACGAGACCGCGCAGAAGCTCCAGGTGTACGGCAAGGCGGTGAAGGTCGTCGGCGCGGGTATGTGGTACACCCGCTTCCAGACCCCGACGAACCAGCAGAACACCGACGCCGGGTTCCGGGTCGAGTCCTCGGCCAGCGGGTCGACCTTCGCCCACCTGGCGTTCTTCGGCAACTACACCAACCGGATCGACGGTCCGGGCAAGGTGTGGGGCGAGCTGAAGGACGTCGACAACCTGACGCTGGACAGCGTCTGGGTGGAGCACACCGTCTGCGCCTACTGGGGGGTGAGCGTGGACGGGCTGACCATCCGGGACAGCCGGTTCCGCAACACCTTCGCCGATGGGGTGAACATGACCAACGGCAGCACCAACGCGCTGGTCACCAACACGGAGGGCCGGTCCAACGGCGACGACGCGTTCGCGTTGTTCTCCGCCACCGACGCCGGTGCCTCCGGCGGCAACCACGGCAACGTGTTCGAGAACCTGACCGCCACGCTGACCTGGCGGGCCGCCGGCCTCGCCGTGTACGGCGGCTACGACAACATCTTCCGCAACCTCTACATCGCCGACCAGTTGACGTACTCGGGCATCACCATCAGCTCGCTGGACTTCGGCTACCCGTTCGTCGGGTTCGGCGCGAGCCCGCCCACCCGGTTCGAGAACATCTCGCTGATCCGCTCCGGCGGGCACTTCTGGGGCGCGCAGACGTTCCCGGCGATGTGGCTGTTCTCCGCGTCCAAGGAGTTCCGCGGCATCCGGGTCAGCGACGTGGACATCGTGGACCCGACGTACTCGGGGATCATGTTCCAGACCAAGTACACCGGCAGCCAGCCGGAGAACCCGATCACCGACACGGTGCTCACCAACGTCTCGATCTCGGGGGCGCGGCGCAGCGGTGACGCGTTCGACGCGAAGTCCGGCATCGGCATCTGGGTCAACGAGATGCCGGAGGCGGGGCAGGGGCCGGCGGTCGGCTCGGCCACGTTCACCAACCTGCGGCTGAGCGACAACGCGCAGGACATCCGCAACACCACCAGCACGTTCACCATCACCCGCAACTGA
- a CDS encoding RNA polymerase subunit sigma-70, translating to MGEIDESGFSGLAERHRRELHVHCYRMLGSFEDAEDTVQETFLRAWRRRETFQGRSTFRAWLYRIATNACLDLLARCRPDPAAGGEVRWLQPYPDRLLDELPAADADAPETAAVARETIELAYVVAVQHLAPRPRAVLILRDVLGWPAKDVAELLGDSVNSVNSALQRARAGMREHLPAERQDWTGGEGDAGTRELVRRFTDASVATDIPALTALLRDDVRCGMPPTPGLRVGRDAVAKDWVDDGFEGMTGLRGVPTFVNRQPAVAFYHRRGRDGAYLPLTLDVLRVTGGAITEIFTFHADRFAGLGLPEHLPADGAE from the coding sequence ATGGGTGAGATCGACGAGTCGGGATTCTCCGGGCTGGCCGAGCGCCACCGGCGGGAGCTGCACGTGCACTGCTACCGGATGCTCGGCTCGTTCGAGGACGCCGAGGACACCGTGCAGGAGACGTTCCTGCGGGCCTGGCGGCGACGGGAGACGTTCCAGGGACGGTCCACGTTCCGGGCCTGGCTCTACCGGATCGCCACCAACGCCTGCCTGGACCTGCTCGCCCGGTGCCGACCGGACCCGGCGGCCGGCGGCGAGGTGCGGTGGCTCCAGCCGTACCCGGACCGGCTCCTGGACGAGCTGCCGGCGGCCGACGCGGACGCGCCGGAGACCGCCGCCGTGGCGCGGGAGACGATCGAGCTGGCGTACGTGGTGGCGGTGCAGCACCTCGCGCCGCGCCCCCGGGCCGTGCTGATCCTGCGCGACGTGCTCGGCTGGCCGGCGAAGGACGTCGCGGAGCTGCTCGGCGACTCCGTCAACTCGGTGAACAGCGCGCTGCAACGGGCCCGCGCCGGCATGCGCGAGCACCTGCCCGCCGAGCGGCAGGACTGGACCGGCGGCGAGGGCGACGCCGGGACCCGCGAGCTGGTCCGCCGCTTCACCGACGCCAGCGTGGCCACCGACATCCCCGCGCTCACCGCGCTGCTGCGCGACGACGTCCGGTGCGGCATGCCGCCTACCCCCGGCCTGCGCGTCGGCCGCGACGCGGTGGCCAAGGACTGGGTCGACGACGGCTTCGAGGGCATGACCGGTCTGCGCGGCGTGCCCACCTTCGTGAACCGGCAGCCGGCCGTCGCGTTCTACCACCGGCGGGGGCGCGACGGCGCGTACCTGCCGCTGACGCTCGACGTGCTGCGCGTCACCGGCGGGGCGATCACCGAGATCTTCACCTTCCACGCCGACCGGTTCGCCGGGCTCGGATTGCCGGAGCACCTGCCCGCGGACGGCGCCGAGTAG
- the lanKC gene encoding class III lanthionine synthetase LanKC yields MDERYDSYCAVDPLFYDSLAGATAEADAYSTGPVPEGWECEVKDDWMIHGPVGGSLPAQGWKIHVSARLDNAERVLARVVDYCRPRGIPFKHLRGARLLLMRNSKYARRAASGKFVTVYPRDDAELELAAKELAGLLDGEPGPYILSDLRYGDGPVHLRYGGFAARYCVAADGQTVPAIEDADGVLVPDRRDPVFHVPEWVTLPDFLAPHLAARNAATTTDLPYRIEKVIHFSNGGGLYEARDTRTDQRVVLKEARPHAGLDATGVDAVTRLRREAATLRRLADVPHLVRVHDEFSFGGHEFLALAFVEGRPLNQVVVERYPLVHADADADRADYTRWALDVHRQVAEAVAAIHAHGVVYGDLHMFNVMVGDDGAVTLVDFEVAADVAEATRPALRNQAFAAPRDRTGVEVDRYALACLRLALFLPLTAMLRLAPAKAAHLADVVAEHFPVPRELLDEAVEVIVGGRPADLRRTVMIDPDDWPGLRDRLAEAITASATPDRDDRLFPGDIRQFAGADGGLNLAYGAAGVLWALHAGGAGTDPAHERWLIERARRPASGSRLGLYDGLHGIAYVLDLLGHTDEAMRLLDLCLDQPWTELRDDLTGGLSGIALNLAHFAARTGERRYADAARRAVDVVVGRLGDVDSVAEISGGRHPYAGLMRGGSGVALMLLRTYERDGDDALLDHARTALRQDLRRCVRRDAGHLEVNEGWRTMPYLAEGSVGVGLVLDQYLGHRPDDELRDEATAIRRAADSPFYAQSGLFAGRAGIVAYLAERGDRDAARQQARLLGWHALPYADRPAFPGDQLLRLSMDLATGTAGVLAALAATRPDAPLHLPFLTPPADATTVAGAAATDPPVSPGRSRTDVTGRR; encoded by the coding sequence ATGGACGAACGGTACGACTCGTACTGCGCGGTCGATCCGCTCTTCTACGACTCGCTGGCCGGCGCCACGGCCGAGGCGGACGCCTACTCGACCGGCCCGGTGCCGGAGGGCTGGGAGTGCGAGGTCAAGGACGACTGGATGATCCACGGGCCGGTCGGCGGCTCGCTCCCCGCGCAGGGCTGGAAGATCCACGTGTCGGCCCGGCTGGACAACGCGGAGCGGGTGCTGGCCCGGGTGGTGGACTACTGCCGGCCCCGGGGCATCCCGTTCAAGCACCTGCGCGGCGCGCGCCTGCTGCTCATGCGCAACAGCAAGTACGCCCGGCGCGCCGCCAGCGGCAAGTTCGTCACCGTCTACCCGCGCGACGACGCCGAGCTGGAGCTGGCGGCGAAGGAACTCGCCGGGCTGCTCGACGGCGAGCCGGGTCCGTACATTTTGAGCGACCTGCGCTACGGCGACGGCCCGGTGCACCTGCGCTACGGCGGTTTCGCCGCCCGCTACTGCGTCGCCGCCGACGGACAGACGGTCCCGGCGATCGAGGACGCGGACGGCGTCCTGGTGCCCGACCGGCGGGACCCGGTGTTCCACGTGCCGGAGTGGGTGACCCTGCCCGACTTCCTCGCCCCGCACCTGGCCGCCCGGAACGCGGCGACGACCACCGACCTGCCGTACCGGATCGAGAAGGTGATCCACTTCTCCAACGGCGGCGGCCTGTACGAGGCCCGCGACACCCGCACCGACCAGCGGGTGGTGCTCAAGGAGGCGCGCCCGCACGCCGGGCTGGACGCCACTGGCGTCGACGCGGTGACCCGGCTGCGCCGCGAGGCGGCCACCCTGCGCCGGCTGGCCGACGTGCCGCACCTGGTGCGGGTGCACGACGAGTTCAGCTTCGGCGGGCACGAGTTCCTCGCCCTGGCCTTCGTCGAGGGCCGGCCGCTCAACCAGGTGGTGGTGGAGCGGTACCCGCTGGTGCACGCCGACGCCGACGCCGACCGGGCCGACTACACCCGTTGGGCGCTCGACGTGCACCGCCAGGTCGCGGAGGCGGTCGCCGCCATCCACGCGCACGGGGTCGTCTACGGCGACCTGCACATGTTCAACGTCATGGTGGGCGACGACGGCGCGGTGACCCTGGTCGACTTCGAGGTCGCCGCGGACGTCGCCGAGGCGACCCGGCCCGCGCTGCGCAACCAGGCGTTTGCCGCGCCGCGCGACCGCACCGGCGTCGAGGTCGACAGGTACGCGCTGGCCTGCCTGCGGCTGGCCCTGTTCCTGCCGCTGACCGCGATGCTGCGGCTGGCGCCGGCCAAGGCCGCGCACCTGGCCGACGTGGTCGCCGAGCACTTCCCGGTGCCGCGCGAGCTGCTGGACGAGGCGGTCGAGGTGATCGTCGGCGGCCGCCCGGCCGACCTGCGCCGCACCGTCATGATCGACCCGGACGACTGGCCCGGCCTGCGCGACCGGCTCGCCGAGGCGATCACCGCCAGCGCCACCCCGGACCGCGACGACCGGCTCTTCCCCGGCGACATCCGCCAGTTCGCCGGCGCCGACGGCGGGCTCAACCTGGCGTACGGCGCGGCCGGCGTGCTCTGGGCGCTGCACGCCGGGGGCGCCGGCACCGACCCCGCGCACGAGCGGTGGCTGATCGAGCGGGCCCGCCGACCCGCCTCCGGCAGCCGGCTCGGTCTCTACGACGGGCTGCACGGCATCGCGTACGTGCTGGACCTGCTCGGCCACACCGACGAGGCGATGCGCCTGCTCGACCTCTGCCTCGACCAGCCCTGGACCGAGCTGCGCGACGACCTGACCGGCGGCCTGTCCGGGATCGCGCTGAACCTGGCCCACTTCGCCGCGCGCACCGGCGAGCGGCGGTACGCCGACGCCGCCCGGCGGGCCGTCGACGTGGTGGTCGGCCGGCTCGGCGACGTCGACTCGGTCGCCGAGATCAGCGGCGGGCGGCACCCGTACGCCGGTCTGATGCGCGGCGGGTCCGGTGTGGCGCTGATGCTGCTGCGGACGTACGAGCGCGACGGCGACGACGCCCTGCTCGACCACGCGCGCACCGCGCTGCGTCAGGACCTGCGCCGCTGCGTCCGGCGCGACGCCGGGCACCTGGAGGTCAACGAGGGCTGGCGGACCATGCCCTACCTGGCCGAGGGGAGCGTCGGCGTCGGGCTGGTGCTCGACCAGTACCTGGGCCACCGGCCCGACGACGAGCTGCGCGACGAGGCGACCGCGATCCGCCGTGCCGCCGACTCCCCGTTCTACGCGCAGTCCGGGCTGTTCGCCGGGCGCGCCGGGATCGTCGCGTACCTCGCCGAGCGCGGCGACCGGGACGCGGCCCGGCAGCAGGCCCGGCTGCTCGGCTGGCACGCCCTGCCGTACGCCGACCGGCCCGCCTTCCCCGGCGACCAGCTCCTGCGCCTCTCCATGGACCTGGCCACCGGCACCGCCGGGGTGCTCGCCGCGCTCGCCGCGACCCGGCCGGACGCCCCGCTCCACCTGCCGTTCCTGACGCCGCCGGCCGACGCGACGACCGTCGCCGGCGCCGCGGCCACCGACCCCCCGGTTTCCCCGGGGCGATCCCGCACCGACGTGACCGGAAGGAGGTGA
- a CDS encoding SapB/AmfS family lanthipeptide has translation MALLDLQGMELPAAERTGGGSRASLLLCGDSSLSVTTCN, from the coding sequence ATGGCCCTGCTCGACCTCCAGGGGATGGAGCTGCCGGCCGCCGAGCGTACCGGCGGTGGCAGCCGCGCCAGCCTGCTGCTCTGCGGCGACAGCTCGCTGAGCGTCACCACGTGCAACTGA
- a CDS encoding ABC transporter ATP-binding protein translates to MTPADRLALRAVAFAGWWTPTLGVLAVVETAAELALPAVLGRAVDALVGAAPRSSSDRWIAVVAVLVLVLIGTRAAQDYGGGAAGARSVAALRHTLIRHLFALDPRAAARRPVGDLVGRLVGQVADAGRAAPTVVLAGSVLLPPLGSLVALTLIDPWLGLTFVAGLLLLAVLLRRFVSEASEAVAGYQRAQGDLAGRLVEALAGARTIAAAGTAEREVARVLTPLPELRRHGVRTWRVLAGASARGALLNPLLQLAVVAVGGWSLSAGRLTPGELLAALQYAAIGAGLGAAISAVNTAVRVRAGCARAAEVLDEPVRRYGDRELPPGPGRLDLRGVGIRGDDGRPLLDRVDLRVPGGTLLAVVGPSGAGKSLLAAVAGRLRDPDTGEVTLDGVPLRGLSPAALGRAVGYGFERPVLVGETVGAAVGVDADPVPLARAAQVHDVVRLLPERYGTPLADLALSGGERQRLGLARALRAERLLVLDDATSSLDTVTEHRVVDALTGPHDRRTRVVVSHRVGTAARADLVAWMDGGRVRAVAPHRVLWRDPAYRAVFRP, encoded by the coding sequence ATGACCCCCGCCGACCGGCTCGCACTGCGCGCCGTGGCCTTCGCCGGCTGGTGGACCCCGACGTTGGGGGTGCTCGCCGTGGTCGAGACGGCGGCCGAGCTGGCGTTGCCCGCCGTCCTGGGCCGCGCGGTGGACGCCCTGGTCGGCGCGGCGCCGCGGTCGTCGTCCGACCGGTGGATCGCGGTGGTCGCCGTGCTGGTGCTGGTGCTGATCGGCACCCGGGCCGCGCAGGACTACGGCGGGGGCGCGGCCGGCGCCCGCTCGGTGGCCGCGCTGCGCCACACGCTGATCCGGCACCTCTTCGCGCTCGATCCGCGCGCCGCGGCCCGTCGGCCGGTGGGTGACCTGGTCGGCCGGTTGGTCGGGCAGGTCGCCGACGCCGGGCGGGCCGCCCCGACCGTCGTCCTGGCCGGCAGCGTGCTGCTGCCACCGCTGGGCAGCCTGGTCGCGCTCACCCTGATCGACCCGTGGCTCGGCCTGACGTTCGTGGCCGGGCTGCTGCTCCTGGCCGTGCTGCTGCGCCGCTTCGTCAGCGAGGCGTCGGAAGCGGTCGCCGGCTACCAGCGGGCGCAGGGGGACCTGGCCGGTCGGCTCGTCGAGGCGCTCGCCGGCGCGCGGACGATCGCCGCCGCCGGCACCGCCGAGCGGGAGGTCGCACGGGTGCTCACCCCGCTGCCGGAGCTGCGCCGGCACGGCGTACGCACCTGGCGGGTGCTCGCCGGGGCGTCCGCCCGGGGCGCGCTGCTGAACCCGTTGCTGCAACTGGCGGTCGTGGCGGTCGGCGGGTGGTCGCTGTCGGCCGGCCGGCTGACCCCGGGGGAACTGCTCGCCGCCCTCCAGTACGCGGCGATCGGCGCCGGACTGGGCGCCGCGATCTCCGCCGTCAACACCGCCGTGCGGGTACGCGCCGGCTGCGCCCGGGCCGCCGAGGTCCTCGACGAGCCGGTCCGGCGGTACGGCGATCGGGAGCTGCCGCCCGGACCGGGCCGGTTGGACCTGCGCGGGGTGGGCATCCGCGGTGACGACGGCCGGCCGCTGCTCGACCGGGTCGACCTGCGGGTGCCGGGCGGGACGCTGCTCGCCGTCGTCGGGCCGTCCGGTGCGGGCAAGTCCCTGCTGGCGGCCGTGGCGGGCCGGCTGCGTGACCCGGACACCGGGGAGGTCACCCTGGACGGTGTGCCGCTGCGCGGGTTGTCCCCGGCGGCGCTCGGCCGCGCGGTCGGCTACGGCTTCGAGCGGCCGGTGCTGGTGGGGGAGACCGTCGGCGCCGCGGTCGGCGTCGACGCCGACCCGGTCCCGCTGGCCCGCGCGGCGCAGGTCCACGACGTGGTACGGCTGCTGCCGGAGCGCTATGGCACCCCACTGGCCGACCTGGCCCTGTCCGGCGGTGAGCGGCAGCGCCTCGGCCTGGCCCGTGCGCTGCGGGCCGAGCGGCTGCTCGTCCTCGACGACGCCACGTCCAGCCTGGACACGGTCACCGAGCACCGGGTGGTGGACGCGCTCACCGGCCCGCACGACAGGCGTACCCGGGTGGTGGTGAGCCACCGCGTCGGCACCGCGGCCCGCGCCGACCTGGTGGCCTGGATGGACGGTGGCCGGGTGCGGGCGGTGGCCCCGCACCGGGTGCTCTGGCGGGATCCGGCCTACCGGGCGGTGTTCCGGCCGTGA
- a CDS encoding SapB/AmfS family lanthipeptide has translation MALLDLQGMELPAAERTGGGSRASLLLCGDSSLSVTTCN, from the coding sequence ATGGCTCTGCTCGACCTCCAGGGGATGGAGCTGCCGGCCGCCGAGCGTACCGGCGGTGGCAGCCGCGCCAGCCTGCTGCTCTGCGGCGACAGCTCGCTGAGCGTCACCACCTGCAACTGA
- a CDS encoding DUF6069 family protein has product MTSTTEATETAPGFRRLAGTGVIATPVAVVATTLAAALAHAAGVDFAIPDGGEVIPLSGFAVVTGFFSLVGVTIAAGLLRWSAHPARRFLWTAVTLAAISLVPPFLVGAAPTTTLTLLILHLIPAAVMIPALTRSLPAHRA; this is encoded by the coding sequence ATGACCAGCACCACCGAGGCCACCGAGACAGCGCCGGGGTTCCGCCGGCTCGCCGGCACCGGGGTGATCGCCACTCCTGTCGCGGTGGTGGCCACCACCCTGGCCGCCGCGCTCGCCCACGCCGCCGGCGTCGACTTCGCGATTCCCGACGGGGGCGAGGTCATCCCGCTGTCCGGCTTCGCCGTGGTGACCGGGTTCTTCTCACTCGTGGGTGTGACGATCGCCGCCGGCCTGCTGCGCTGGAGCGCCCACCCCGCCCGGCGGTTCCTCTGGACGGCGGTGACGCTGGCCGCGATCTCGCTGGTCCCGCCGTTCCTGGTCGGTGCCGCCCCCACCACCACCCTTACCCTGCTCATCCTGCACCTGATCCCGGCCGCCGTGATGATCCCGGCCCTGACCCGTTCCCTCCCCGCACATCGGGCCTGA